The uncultured Desulfatiglans sp. DNA window GCATTTTCGCATCAAATATGACGAAGATCTGGATGATTAATACCCGTGTTTCGGGCATGATCCATTACAACGAGCAGCAACCACCCGCCGACGCCCCCTGCATTCGGGTCCATCGCCTTTCGCTTTTTTCCGAAAATAGGGAATCGATCTCAGTGCTTGTCCGGTAATCATCCACCCGGTGGACAAAAAAGCAAACCCGGAACAGAAATTTCCAACGGCCGGGGTGCGTGTAGTCTCTCCCTCCTTTCAATCAGCTCAACCCAGGAACAAATGGTTCCTTTTGACCTGAAAAGAGAAGCCATGGTTCCGTTTTTCACCCGTTCCTTTCGATGTCCCAACAGGGTCTTCGGGACTTTTCCCGGCAGTAAGACTTTACAGATGCACCGGGCTTATGCATGATGGCAGGGCTCGCGTTCGCCGGCAGGTAAACCCATGACTGCGCAGCGGGTTTCGATCCAGAAATGGTATTTTGGTCCGATCCTGCGTTGATCTGCACGTTCGCTTGTGCGGTGACCTGCCGGTCGCTTCCGCGGGAACATTTAATTCTCTAGAGATCCCAAAACCGGGTCCCGCCCCGCAGGGGTTGGACTGAGCATGCGAAGCGTGTGAAGAAAAACCCACATTTGCGGATTGGAAACTCGGTTTTACCGGAAACTCATTTCCGAAGAATCTACTATAAGGAGGAGAAAACTAGCCATGTTCGAAGCCAGTAAAAAATGGATCGTATTGCTTGCCGCCGGTTTCTGGATACTGTCCTGCCAGGGTGCCTCGGCCGATCAGGTGCGTCTCAAGAACGG harbors:
- a CDS encoding hypothetical protein (Evidence 5 : Unknown function), producing the protein MGHRKERVKNGTMASLFRSKGTICSWVELIERRERLHAPRPLEISVPGLLFCPPGG
- a CDS encoding hypothetical protein (Evidence 5 : Unknown function) yields the protein MKGGRDYTHPGRWKFLFRVCFFVHRVDDYRTSTEIDSLFSEKSERRWTRMQGASAGGCCSL